The following are from one region of the Mycolicibacterium helvum genome:
- a CDS encoding cupin domain-containing protein, with product MSLHVPPYPPPRYEGDGDVSATLRRADTPADFESWGTKYTYLATQQSTGGEFGLYRVDLGPQAGGPGPHFHKAMSESFFVLSGQIRLYDGRDWTVGEQGDYLYVPPGGLHGFGNVSDEPASLLMLFTPGAPREFYFEGLPRLGELSDDERREFFDRNDNFFPEPPDDKDAYP from the coding sequence ATGTCACTCCACGTGCCGCCCTATCCCCCGCCTCGTTACGAGGGTGACGGCGACGTCAGCGCCACCCTGCGCAGGGCCGACACCCCGGCCGACTTCGAGTCGTGGGGGACCAAGTACACCTACCTGGCCACCCAACAATCCACCGGCGGAGAGTTCGGCCTGTACCGAGTCGACCTGGGACCGCAGGCTGGTGGGCCGGGCCCACATTTCCACAAGGCCATGTCAGAGTCGTTCTTCGTCCTGTCCGGACAGATCCGGCTCTACGATGGGCGGGACTGGACGGTGGGCGAGCAAGGCGACTACTTGTACGTCCCGCCGGGCGGTCTGCACGGCTTCGGCAACGTGTCCGACGAGCCGGCGTCGCTGCTGATGCTGTTCACTCCCGGGGCGCCGCGGGAGTTCTATTTCGAGGGTCTGCCACGGCTGGGTGAGTTGTCCGATGACGAGCGCCGGGAGTTCTTCGACCGCAATGACAACTTCTTCCCCGAACCGCCCGACGACAAAGATGCGTATCCGTAA
- a CDS encoding DEAD/DEAH box helicase: MRAVDAPSTQALRGWQRRALVKYLTAKPRDFLAVATPGAGKTTFALRIVAELLAEGIVEAVTIVVPTEHLKIQWAQAAARQGISLDPKFSNSNSQTSAEYHGVVVTYAQVASHPTRHRVRTENRKTLVVFDEIHHGGDAKTWGDAIREAFDDATRRLALTGTPFRSDDSPIPFVTYETGPDGFARSQADHTYGYSDALADGVVRPVMFMAYSGEARWRDSAGEEHAARLGEPLTAEQTARAWKTALNPAGQWMPAVIAAADTKLRGLREHVPDAGGMIIASDQTAARAYADLLVKITGEAPTIVLSDDKGASDRISQFSASTSRWLVAVRMVSEGVDVPRLAVGVYATSASTPLFFAQAIGRFVRSRRPGETACIFLPSVPNLLLLASEMEAQRNHVLGKPHRENLDEDPLDAELAKQNRDEPDEGENKIEYLGADAELDQVIFDGSSFGTATPAGSDEEADYLGIPGLLDAESMRDLLRRRQEEQINKRTASGEVPRLTTHGQLRDLRSELNTLVSLAHHRTGKTHGQIHNELRRVCGGPPVAAATSDQLKARIEAVRKLSRET; this comes from the coding sequence GTGCGGGCAGTTGATGCGCCCAGCACCCAGGCATTGCGGGGCTGGCAGCGACGGGCGTTGGTCAAGTATCTGACCGCCAAACCTCGTGATTTCCTGGCCGTGGCGACCCCCGGCGCCGGTAAGACGACCTTCGCTCTGCGGATCGTCGCCGAACTTCTTGCCGAGGGCATCGTCGAGGCCGTCACGATCGTCGTCCCGACTGAACACCTCAAGATCCAGTGGGCACAAGCTGCCGCCCGGCAGGGCATATCCCTGGATCCGAAGTTCTCCAACTCCAACTCCCAGACCTCCGCGGAGTACCACGGCGTCGTCGTCACCTACGCCCAGGTCGCCAGCCACCCGACCCGGCACCGGGTGCGCACCGAGAACCGCAAGACCCTCGTCGTCTTCGACGAGATCCACCACGGCGGTGACGCCAAGACGTGGGGCGACGCCATCCGGGAGGCGTTCGACGACGCGACCCGGCGGCTGGCGCTGACCGGCACCCCGTTCCGGAGCGACGACAGCCCGATCCCGTTCGTCACCTACGAGACCGGCCCCGACGGCTTCGCCCGCTCGCAGGCCGACCACACCTATGGCTATTCCGACGCGCTCGCCGACGGTGTGGTGCGCCCAGTCATGTTCATGGCTTACTCGGGCGAGGCCCGCTGGCGCGACAGTGCCGGCGAGGAGCACGCGGCCCGCCTCGGCGAACCGCTGACCGCCGAGCAGACGGCGCGGGCATGGAAGACCGCACTCAACCCGGCAGGCCAATGGATGCCCGCGGTGATCGCGGCGGCCGACACCAAGTTGCGCGGACTTCGTGAGCACGTGCCCGACGCCGGCGGCATGATCATCGCCTCCGATCAGACCGCCGCCCGCGCCTACGCCGATCTGCTGGTCAAGATCACCGGTGAGGCCCCGACCATCGTGCTCTCCGACGACAAGGGCGCCTCAGATCGCATCTCGCAGTTCTCGGCGAGTACCTCACGCTGGCTGGTGGCCGTGCGCATGGTGTCCGAAGGCGTCGACGTGCCGCGGCTGGCCGTCGGGGTCTACGCCACCAGCGCATCGACGCCGTTGTTCTTCGCCCAGGCGATCGGCCGATTCGTGCGGTCCCGGCGGCCCGGCGAGACCGCCTGCATCTTCTTGCCGTCGGTGCCCAACCTGCTACTGCTCGCCAGCGAGATGGAAGCCCAGCGCAACCATGTGCTCGGTAAGCCACACCGGGAGAACCTCGACGAGGATCCGCTCGATGCCGAGCTCGCCAAGCAGAACCGCGACGAGCCCGACGAGGGCGAGAACAAGATCGAGTACCTGGGCGCCGACGCCGAGCTCGATCAGGTGATCTTCGACGGCTCGTCGTTCGGAACGGCCACACCCGCGGGTAGCGACGAGGAGGCCGACTACCTCGGCATCCCCGGCCTGCTCGATGCCGAGTCGATGCGAGATCTGTTGCGGCGCAGGCAGGAAGAACAGATCAACAAGCGCACCGCCAGCGGCGAGGTGCCGCGGCTGACCACCCACGGCCAGCTGCGGGATCTGCGAAGCGAACTCAACACCCTGGTGTCGCTGGCACACCACCGCACCGGCAAGACGCACGGGCAGATCCACAACGAACTGCGCCGGGTCTGCGGCGGTCCACCCGTAGCTGCGGCCACCAGCGATCAGCTCAAGGCCCGCATCGAAGCGGTGCGAAAGTTGTCGCGCGAAACCTGA
- a CDS encoding mycothiol transferase — MTDSLSDANAARELLRDAFARIIEHVNDLTDDLTDDVSFFRPTATANSIAWLIWHSARVQDAQLADIAGTDQVWFSGGWVDQFGLDLPRDAHGYGHTPDDVGKVRVPADLLAGYYHAVHKATLEYIASVTTDELARVVDTNWNPPVTASVRLVSIIDDCAQHLGQAAYVRGIAR, encoded by the coding sequence ATGACTGACTCACTGTCCGATGCGAACGCCGCCCGCGAACTGCTACGGGACGCCTTCGCCCGCATCATCGAACACGTCAACGACCTCACCGACGATCTGACCGACGATGTCTCGTTCTTCCGGCCGACCGCGACGGCCAACAGCATCGCCTGGCTGATCTGGCACAGCGCCCGCGTTCAGGACGCCCAGCTTGCCGATATCGCCGGAACCGATCAGGTGTGGTTCTCCGGCGGCTGGGTGGACCAATTCGGACTGGACCTGCCGCGTGACGCGCACGGCTACGGGCACACCCCTGACGATGTGGGCAAGGTTCGCGTGCCCGCCGATCTGCTGGCCGGCTACTACCACGCCGTGCACAAGGCGACGCTGGAATACATCGCCAGCGTCACCACCGACGAGCTCGCCCGGGTGGTCGACACGAACTGGAATCCGCCAGTGACGGCGAGCGTCCGGTTGGTCAGCATCATTGATGACTGCGCTCAGCATCTCGGCCAGGCGGCGTACGTGCGGGGCATCGCCCGCTGA
- a CDS encoding amidohydrolase, protein MTTVELAAETADTLADLYRQLHADPELSFQEHQTAARIVDALADTGCEITQHVGGTGVVAVLPNGNGPVIMLRADMDALPVSEDTGLPYASTKVVVDATGKSMPVAHACGHDMHVAALVGAVGELFRLRERWAGTVVAVFQPAEELASGAQAMIDAGLFERFPRPSIVLGQHVGPLPAGTIGHGQGPVMAATDSVQVTLFGRGGHGSQPEGTIDPVVMAAATVMRLQGIVSREVPSSERAVVTVGRLQAGTKENIIPATAELGVNMRSFTPEVRAQVKAAIERIVTAEAAASNSPQPPHFDWNVSGPVLVNDPAATAKTVAAFEREFGAERLIPLPPMAASEDVGVFGETLGVPTVFWFWGGVTQDVFNDALSRGELPPMNHSPEFAPAIEPTLTTGVQAMTTAALTWLGSAPTS, encoded by the coding sequence GTGACGACCGTCGAACTCGCCGCCGAGACCGCAGACACCCTCGCGGATCTCTACCGGCAGCTGCACGCCGACCCCGAGCTGTCCTTCCAGGAACATCAGACCGCCGCGCGCATCGTCGACGCGCTCGCCGACACCGGCTGCGAGATCACCCAACATGTCGGTGGGACCGGCGTGGTGGCCGTCTTACCCAACGGCAACGGTCCGGTGATCATGCTGCGCGCCGATATGGACGCGTTGCCGGTGTCCGAGGACACCGGTCTGCCCTACGCCAGCACCAAAGTGGTCGTCGACGCGACCGGTAAGTCAATGCCCGTCGCCCACGCGTGCGGTCACGACATGCACGTCGCCGCCTTGGTCGGGGCGGTGGGCGAACTGTTCCGGCTCCGCGAACGCTGGGCAGGCACCGTCGTCGCGGTCTTCCAGCCCGCCGAGGAGCTCGCCAGCGGCGCGCAAGCAATGATCGACGCCGGGCTGTTCGAGCGTTTCCCTCGGCCGAGCATCGTCCTCGGCCAGCATGTCGGGCCACTGCCCGCGGGGACGATAGGACACGGGCAGGGACCGGTCATGGCGGCGACCGATTCGGTGCAGGTCACCTTATTCGGCCGTGGCGGGCACGGGTCGCAACCGGAGGGCACCATCGACCCCGTCGTAATGGCAGCGGCCACGGTGATGCGGTTGCAGGGCATCGTGTCCCGGGAAGTCCCGTCGAGCGAACGAGCCGTTGTCACCGTCGGGCGTTTGCAGGCGGGCACCAAGGAGAACATCATCCCGGCGACCGCCGAACTCGGCGTCAACATGCGCAGCTTCACACCGGAGGTTCGCGCTCAGGTCAAGGCGGCCATCGAGCGCATCGTCACCGCCGAGGCGGCGGCGAGCAACAGCCCGCAGCCCCCGCACTTCGATTGGAATGTCAGCGGACCGGTGTTGGTCAACGACCCCGCGGCGACGGCCAAGACAGTGGCCGCGTTCGAACGTGAATTCGGCGCCGAGCGGCTCATCCCGTTGCCGCCTATGGCAGCCAGCGAGGACGTCGGCGTCTTCGGCGAAACCCTTGGCGTGCCAACGGTCTTCTGGTTCTGGGGCGGCGTGACACAGGATGTGTTCAACGACGCACTCAGCAGAGGGGAGCTGCCGCCGATGAACCATTCGCCTGAGTTCGCGCCGGCGATCGAGCCGACGTTGACCACCGGCGTGCAGGCGATGACGACGGCCGCGCTGACGTGGCTGGGGTCAGCCCCTACGTCCTGA
- a CDS encoding TetR/AcrR family transcriptional regulator — translation MGLSCKPLRADAARNRARVLQVAYDMFAEQGLAVPIDEIARRAGVGAGTVYRHFPTKEALFEAVIGERVRHVVERGRELLAADPSTALFEFLREVVRASAADHGMVEALASYGIDLDSAAPGAEAEFLGMLGEMLAAAQQAGAARADVGVAELKALLVVCKSGQEYGDDVADRITNVIVAGLRAG, via the coding sequence GTGGGTCTGAGCTGCAAGCCGCTACGGGCCGATGCTGCGCGCAACCGTGCTCGGGTGCTGCAAGTCGCCTATGACATGTTCGCCGAGCAGGGGCTGGCCGTGCCGATCGACGAGATCGCCCGGCGGGCCGGCGTTGGCGCGGGGACCGTCTACCGTCACTTCCCGACCAAGGAAGCGCTTTTCGAGGCGGTCATCGGCGAACGGGTGCGCCACGTCGTCGAACGCGGCCGGGAACTGCTGGCTGCCGATCCGTCCACCGCGTTGTTCGAGTTCCTCCGCGAAGTGGTGCGCGCGAGTGCGGCCGACCACGGCATGGTCGAGGCGCTGGCGAGCTATGGGATCGACCTCGACTCGGCGGCGCCGGGAGCCGAAGCGGAATTCCTGGGCATGCTCGGAGAGATGTTGGCGGCGGCGCAGCAGGCCGGTGCCGCCCGGGCTGACGTCGGCGTCGCCGAACTCAAGGCGCTGCTGGTCGTCTGCAAGAGTGGCCAGGAATACGGCGACGACGTGGCCGACCGGATCACGAACGTCATCGTGGCCGGGTTACGCGCCGGGTGA
- a CDS encoding pyridoxamine 5'-phosphate oxidase family protein: MSIKVDLDQLAGTLGDYLLGYLITVSDDHRAHTVAVDARLNDGVLDLGAVGNSTRRNTLAHPDVTVLWPPREPGGYTLIVDGRGEFVADSLRVIPQRAVLHRPAVPGVPL, from the coding sequence ATGAGCATCAAGGTCGATCTCGATCAGCTCGCCGGCACCCTGGGCGACTACCTGCTCGGCTACTTGATCACCGTGAGCGACGACCACCGCGCGCACACCGTAGCCGTGGATGCCCGGCTCAATGACGGCGTGCTGGATCTCGGCGCGGTCGGCAACAGCACCCGCCGCAACACGCTGGCCCACCCCGACGTGACGGTTCTGTGGCCGCCGCGCGAACCGGGCGGGTACACCCTGATTGTCGATGGGCGAGGCGAATTCGTCGCCGATTCGCTGCGGGTGATCCCACAGCGAGCGGTGCTACACCGACCGGCCGTGCCTGGTGTCCCGCTCTAG
- a CDS encoding N-acyl-D-amino-acid deacylase family protein produces MSYDLVIRNGTIVDGLGGQPYSGDVAVSGGVIVAVGTVDGAGAREIDATGLLVTPGFVDLHTHYDGQAIWSDRLTPSSAHGVTTALMGNCGVGFAPCRAEDHDVLVDLMAGVEDIPGVVMVDGLPWNWQTFPEFLDALDSGRRDIDVAALLPHSPLRVYVMGQRGVDREPATAEDLAQMRKLAAEAVSVGALGFASSRLTIHKSESGKPIPSYDAAQSEIEAIARGVDDAGGGLIQFVPDLVAGDYEPALRTVFEVAAEVGLPVTFTLAVGNAGEPYFLDALTMVEKANADGGDVTAQIFPRPVGLVIGLELSGNPFVLYPSYQEIAGLPLAERVAEMRKPEVRERILADKPGGTGHPLMFAVQAWDYIYPLGEPPNYEPDPSTSIAARARARGVSPLEEAYDRVLDDDGHAMLLVTLANFRDNSLDTVAELLPREDVILGLGDGGAHYGMICDASFPTYLLTHWVRDRATGRLSLAAAVRELTSVPARVAGLADRGRIALGYKADLNVIDHAALTLHRPVIARDLPGGGRRLDQTADGYVATIVTGEVITENGVPTAARPGKLIRGRQPAPVGT; encoded by the coding sequence ATGAGTTACGACTTGGTCATCCGCAACGGCACGATCGTCGACGGCTTGGGCGGCCAGCCCTACTCCGGTGACGTCGCCGTGTCCGGCGGCGTCATCGTCGCGGTGGGCACCGTTGACGGGGCGGGGGCCCGCGAGATCGACGCGACCGGACTGCTCGTGACACCGGGATTCGTCGACCTCCACACCCACTACGACGGGCAGGCGATCTGGTCGGATCGGCTCACGCCGTCGTCGGCCCACGGGGTCACGACGGCACTGATGGGCAACTGCGGGGTGGGGTTCGCGCCGTGCCGCGCCGAAGACCATGACGTGCTGGTGGACCTGATGGCCGGCGTGGAGGACATCCCCGGTGTGGTGATGGTCGACGGTCTGCCGTGGAACTGGCAGACATTCCCGGAATTTCTCGACGCCCTGGACTCCGGGCGGCGAGACATCGACGTGGCGGCACTGTTACCGCATTCCCCGCTGCGGGTCTATGTCATGGGCCAGCGCGGAGTGGACCGCGAACCGGCTACGGCCGAGGATCTGGCACAGATGCGGAAGCTGGCCGCCGAGGCTGTCTCTGTCGGGGCGCTCGGGTTCGCATCGTCGCGGCTGACGATTCACAAGTCCGAGAGCGGCAAGCCGATCCCGAGCTATGACGCCGCTCAGTCCGAGATCGAGGCGATCGCCCGCGGCGTCGACGACGCCGGTGGCGGCCTGATCCAATTCGTCCCCGATCTGGTTGCCGGTGACTACGAGCCCGCGCTGCGGACGGTATTCGAGGTGGCCGCCGAGGTGGGCCTGCCTGTCACGTTCACCCTTGCGGTCGGCAATGCCGGCGAGCCGTACTTCCTCGACGCGCTGACCATGGTGGAGAAGGCCAATGCCGACGGCGGTGATGTCACCGCGCAGATCTTCCCGCGCCCAGTCGGGCTGGTGATCGGGCTCGAGCTGAGCGGCAATCCGTTCGTGCTCTATCCCAGCTACCAGGAGATCGCGGGGTTGCCGCTGGCCGAGCGAGTCGCCGAGATGCGTAAACCCGAAGTGCGCGAACGTATTCTGGCCGACAAGCCGGGCGGCACTGGTCATCCGTTGATGTTTGCCGTGCAGGCGTGGGATTACATCTATCCCCTCGGTGAACCGCCGAACTACGAGCCCGACCCGTCGACGTCGATCGCCGCCCGCGCCCGGGCGCGTGGCGTGAGCCCGCTGGAAGAGGCCTACGACCGCGTGCTGGACGACGACGGCCACGCGATGTTGTTGGTGACACTGGCCAACTTCCGCGACAACTCGTTGGACACCGTGGCCGAGCTGCTGCCGCGCGAGGACGTCATCCTCGGGCTGGGCGACGGCGGCGCGCACTACGGCATGATCTGCGACGCCAGCTTCCCGACCTACCTGCTGACGCATTGGGTACGCGACCGCGCGACGGGACGGCTGAGCCTGGCCGCGGCCGTCCGGGAGTTGACGTCGGTGCCGGCCCGGGTTGCCGGGCTGGCCGATCGTGGCCGAATTGCGTTGGGCTACAAGGCCGATCTGAACGTTATCGACCATGCGGCGCTGACCCTGCACCGGCCGGTGATCGCCCGCGATCTGCCCGGCGGTGGACGTCGGCTCGACCAGACCGCCGACGGCTATGTGGCGACGATCGTCACCGGTGAGGTGATCACCGAGAACGGCGTGCCCACCGCGGCGCGGCCCGGGAAGCTGATCCGCGGGCGTCAACCCGCGCCGGTAGGCACATGA
- a CDS encoding VOC family protein: MIDHFGINCSHWAKSKEFYDAVLGVLGFTRQMDFDVAVGYGRDGKPDFWISDAAADDASGPNREVHIAFAAADVDAVKAFYDAALDLGAESLHAPRLWPEYHPGYYGAFVRDPDGNNVEAVFHGA, from the coding sequence GTGATCGATCACTTCGGAATCAACTGCAGCCATTGGGCCAAGTCCAAGGAGTTCTACGACGCCGTGCTCGGTGTCCTCGGCTTTACGCGACAGATGGACTTCGACGTCGCCGTCGGTTACGGCCGGGACGGCAAGCCAGACTTCTGGATCTCCGATGCCGCGGCCGACGATGCTTCCGGCCCCAACCGTGAGGTGCACATCGCGTTCGCCGCGGCCGACGTCGACGCGGTCAAGGCCTTCTACGATGCCGCGCTGGACTTGGGTGCCGAGTCACTGCACGCTCCGCGGCTGTGGCCCGAATACCACCCTGGCTACTATGGCGCCTTCGTCCGAGACCCCGACGGCAACAACGTCGAGGCGGTTTTTCACGGCGCGTAG
- a CDS encoding phosphatase PAP2 family protein produces MALLGWAVGTGSTPIDDWFQRARGSGLGWLLFFTDQRTIAVILIGALALAVYRQRWLLAVLVVATPVVAVWFTRLFKDWFGREKGGALAYPSGHTTLMVVALGVLIVVVGARRWIVAVAIVWALLGMLGQAVTYHYFTDAIGGLLLGSAIVCSGFAVIDRCR; encoded by the coding sequence ATGGCGCTGCTCGGCTGGGCAGTAGGCACTGGGTCGACGCCGATCGACGACTGGTTCCAGCGTGCCCGCGGCAGCGGGCTGGGCTGGCTGCTGTTCTTCACCGATCAGCGCACGATCGCGGTGATCCTGATCGGCGCACTGGCGTTGGCCGTCTATCGTCAGCGATGGCTGCTGGCGGTGCTCGTCGTGGCGACTCCTGTGGTCGCCGTGTGGTTTACGCGGTTGTTCAAGGACTGGTTCGGCCGGGAGAAAGGTGGTGCGCTCGCCTATCCCAGCGGACATACGACGCTGATGGTGGTAGCCCTGGGCGTGCTGATCGTGGTCGTGGGTGCGCGGCGATGGATCGTTGCCGTGGCTATCGTTTGGGCGCTGCTGGGGATGCTCGGCCAGGCGGTGACCTACCACTACTTCACCGACGCCATCGGCGGTCTGCTGCTCGGCAGCGCGATCGTGTGCAGCGGGTTTGCTGTCATCGACCGATGTCGTTGA
- a CDS encoding SDR family NAD(P)-dependent oxidoreductase, producing the protein MSFQRPTWTAADIPDQTGRTAVITGANTGLGYETAHALAGRGARLVLAVRNLDKGKAAADLIGRRYPGADVAVQELDLTSLESVRAAADQLRASHDRIDLLINNAGVMMTPKQTTEDGFELQFGTNHLGHFAFTGLLLDRLLAAPGSRVVTVSSTGHRFGRIRFDDLQSERRYNPVTAYGQSKLANLLFTYELQRRLAGTDTIATAAHPGGSSSELARHVPGLVQSAFGLIEQSTEMGALPTLRAATDPTVSGGQYYGPGRFLELRGYPKLVSSNGRSHDVAAQKRLWEVSEALTGVVYHLG; encoded by the coding sequence GTGTCTTTTCAAAGGCCAACCTGGACCGCCGCCGACATTCCGGACCAGACCGGCCGCACCGCCGTGATCACTGGCGCCAATACCGGACTCGGTTACGAAACGGCGCACGCGCTGGCCGGCCGCGGCGCACGTCTGGTGCTCGCCGTGCGCAACCTCGACAAGGGCAAGGCCGCCGCCGATCTGATCGGCCGGCGCTACCCCGGCGCCGATGTCGCCGTGCAGGAACTCGACCTCACCTCATTGGAGTCAGTCCGGGCGGCCGCCGACCAGCTGCGCGCCAGCCACGACCGGATCGACCTGCTCATCAACAACGCCGGGGTGATGATGACCCCGAAGCAGACCACCGAGGACGGCTTCGAGCTGCAATTCGGCACCAACCACCTCGGTCACTTTGCCTTTACCGGCCTGCTTCTCGACCGCCTGCTAGCCGCCCCTGGTTCGCGGGTGGTGACCGTCAGCAGCACCGGGCATCGCTTCGGCCGGATCCGCTTCGATGATCTGCAGTCCGAGCGCAGATACAACCCCGTGACCGCCTACGGGCAGTCGAAGCTGGCCAATCTGTTGTTCACCTACGAGTTGCAGCGACGGCTGGCCGGGACCGATACCATCGCCACCGCCGCGCACCCCGGCGGATCCAGTTCCGAGCTGGCGCGCCACGTGCCCGGGCTCGTGCAGTCGGCATTCGGTTTGATCGAGCAGAGCACCGAGATGGGCGCACTACCCACCTTGCGCGCCGCCACCGACCCGACCGTATCGGGCGGCCAGTACTACGGACCAGGCCGATTCCTGGAGCTGCGGGGCTATCCGAAGCTGGTGTCCTCCAATGGCCGATCCCACGACGTCGCCGCACAGAAGCGCCTGTGGGAGGTGTCCGAAGCCCTGACGGGTGTGGTGTATCACCTCGGCTGA
- the groL gene encoding chaperonin GroEL (60 kDa chaperone family; promotes refolding of misfolded polypeptides especially under stressful conditions; forms two stacked rings of heptamers to form a barrel-shaped 14mer; ends can be capped by GroES; misfolded proteins enter the barrel where they are refolded when GroES binds): MSKIIAYDEEARRGLERGLNALADAVKVTLGPKGRNVVLEKKWGAPTITNDGVSIAKEIELEDPYEKIGAELVKEVAKKTDDVAGDGTTTATVLAQALVREGLRNVAAGANPLGLKRGIEKAVEKITETLLKSAKEVETKDQIAATAGISAGDQTIGDLIAEAMDKVGNEGVITVEESNTFGLQLELTEGMRFDKGYISGYFVTDAERQEAVLEDPYILLVSSKVSTVKDLLPLLEKVIQSGKPLLIIAEDVEGEALSTLVVNKIRGTFKSVAVKAPGFGDRRKAMLQDIAILTGGQVVSEEVGLSLETADVSLLGQARKIVVTKDETTIVEGAGDSDAIAGRVAQIRAEIENSDSDYDREKLQERLAKLAGGVAVIKAGAATEVELKERKHRIEDAVRNAKAAVEEGIVAGGGVALLQSAPALDELSLSGDEATGANIVRVALSAPLKQIAFNAGLEPGVVAEKVTNSPSGTGLNAATGVYEDLLKAGVADPVKVTRSALQNAASIAALFLTTEAVVADKPEKAAAPAGDPTGGMGGMDF, encoded by the coding sequence ATGTCCAAGATCATTGCTTACGACGAAGAGGCACGCCGTGGCCTCGAGCGGGGCCTCAACGCCCTCGCCGATGCGGTAAAGGTGACGCTGGGCCCCAAGGGTCGCAACGTCGTCCTGGAGAAGAAGTGGGGCGCTCCCACGATCACCAACGATGGTGTGTCCATCGCCAAGGAGATCGAGCTCGAGGACCCCTACGAGAAGATCGGCGCTGAGCTGGTCAAGGAAGTTGCCAAGAAGACGGACGACGTCGCTGGCGACGGCACCACCACTGCCACCGTGCTGGCCCAGGCACTGGTTCGCGAAGGCCTGCGTAACGTCGCAGCCGGCGCTAACCCGCTCGGTCTGAAGCGCGGCATCGAGAAGGCCGTCGAGAAGATCACCGAGACGCTCCTCAAGAGCGCCAAGGAGGTCGAGACCAAGGACCAGATCGCGGCCACCGCCGGAATCTCCGCGGGCGACCAGACCATCGGCGACCTGATCGCCGAGGCCATGGACAAGGTCGGCAACGAGGGTGTCATCACCGTCGAGGAGTCCAACACCTTCGGCCTGCAGCTGGAGCTCACCGAGGGTATGCGCTTCGACAAGGGCTACATCTCGGGTTACTTCGTGACCGACGCCGAGCGTCAGGAAGCGGTCCTCGAGGATCCGTACATCCTGCTGGTGTCGTCGAAGGTCTCGACCGTCAAGGATCTGCTTCCCCTGCTGGAGAAGGTCATTCAGTCGGGCAAGCCGCTGCTGATCATCGCCGAGGACGTCGAGGGCGAAGCCCTGTCGACCCTGGTGGTCAACAAGATCCGTGGCACCTTCAAGTCCGTCGCCGTCAAGGCTCCGGGCTTCGGTGACCGCCGCAAGGCCATGCTGCAGGACATCGCGATCCTGACCGGTGGCCAGGTTGTCAGCGAGGAGGTCGGCCTCTCGCTCGAGACCGCTGACGTCTCCCTGCTGGGCCAGGCTCGCAAGATCGTCGTCACCAAGGACGAGACCACCATCGTCGAGGGCGCCGGTGACTCCGACGCCATCGCCGGCCGGGTGGCCCAGATCCGTGCCGAGATCGAGAACAGCGACTCCGACTACGACCGCGAGAAGCTGCAGGAGCGCTTGGCCAAGCTGGCCGGCGGTGTTGCGGTGATCAAGGCCGGAGCTGCCACCGAGGTGGAGCTCAAGGAGCGCAAGCACCGCATCGAAGATGCCGTGCGCAACGCCAAGGCTGCTGTCGAAGAGGGCATCGTCGCCGGTGGTGGCGTGGCTCTGCTGCAGTCGGCTCCGGCTCTCGACGAGCTGTCGCTCTCGGGTGACGAGGCCACTGGTGCCAACATCGTGCGCGTCGCGCTGTCGGCTCCGCTGAAGCAGATCGCCTTCAACGCGGGCCTCGAGCCCGGCGTTGTCGCCGAGAAGGTCACCAACTCGCCGTCGGGAACCGGCCTCAACGCCGCGACCGGTGTGTACGAGGACCTGCTCAAGGCCGGCGTTGCTGACCCGGTGAAGGTCACCCGCTCGGCGCTGCAGAATGCAGCGTCCATCGCGGCCCTGTTCCTCACCACCGAGGCCGTCGTTGCCGACAAGCCGGAGAAGGCCGCCGCACCTGCGGGCGACCCGACCGGTGGCATGGGCGGTATGGACTTCTAA